One Natronoarchaeum mannanilyticum genomic window carries:
- a CDS encoding DUF5804 family protein, translating to MTRVCLVGSPDVVLRYELLSRETAREALSTYDLSEPFENAIALETVSVGAAVSLLNDLNWYLTRFVDAAFVREPSIDADEWLSRELAEAVRNDGVDPADTGTFLKIYGVTREDDGAADPERPDAATAPGETGGTGGSSPVAASSADAADAASEPDAGAARTEPGKLVEPLYVRRTDGSVPEYDLRDVDETVVVRVTESEFET from the coding sequence GTGACACGCGTCTGTCTCGTCGGCTCGCCCGATGTCGTGCTGCGCTACGAGCTGCTCTCCCGCGAGACCGCCCGGGAGGCCCTTTCCACGTACGACCTCTCGGAGCCGTTCGAGAACGCGATCGCCCTGGAGACGGTCAGCGTCGGCGCCGCCGTCTCGCTTCTGAACGACCTCAACTGGTATCTCACCCGGTTCGTCGACGCCGCGTTCGTCCGCGAGCCGTCGATCGACGCCGACGAGTGGCTCTCCCGGGAGCTCGCCGAGGCGGTCCGGAACGACGGCGTCGATCCCGCCGACACCGGCACGTTCCTCAAGATCTACGGCGTCACTCGCGAGGACGATGGAGCTGCCGACCCCGAACGCCCCGACGCCGCTACCGCGCCGGGCGAGACTGGCGGAACCGGCGGTTCCAGCCCCGTAGCGGCGTCGAGCGCGGACGCCGCCGACGCGGCGTCAGAGCCGGACGCCGGCGCCGCCCGGACGGAACCGGGCAAGCTCGTCGAGCCGCTGTACGTCCGCCGGACCGACGGCTCTGTTCCCGAGTACGACCTGCGCGACGTCGACGAAACGGTCGTCGTCAGGGTGACCGAGTCGGAGTTCGAGACGTGA
- a CDS encoding methionine adenosyltransferase produces MTERNIRVEPIDRRAVEDQEVEIVERKGIGHPDSICDGVAEAVCGALAREYIDRVGKVLHFNTDETQLVAGNAAPAFGGGEVQEPIYLLIVGRATKRYDGTRIPAETIALEAAREYLQENIPQLDVGTDVVIDVKLGEGSGDLQEVFGEEGTTVPMANDTSFGVGHAPLTETEQIVLEAERSLNGPYAEEHPELGPDVKLMGKREGDRIDITVAAAIVDRYVEDLDEYDEAVTAVHDHVEALATERTDREVSVHVNTADDYEEGSIYLTTTGTSAEQGDDGSVGRGNRANGLITPNRSMSMEATSGKNPVNHIGKIYNLLSTEIAEEVVADVDGIRDLRIRLLSQIGRPIDEPHVADVHVVTDDGVELGDVEGEITEIVDRELADVTGITQRVIEGELTTF; encoded by the coding sequence ATGACAGAGCGGAACATCAGGGTCGAGCCGATCGACCGGCGGGCAGTCGAGGACCAGGAAGTCGAGATCGTCGAGCGAAAGGGGATCGGTCACCCCGACTCGATCTGCGACGGCGTCGCCGAGGCGGTCTGTGGCGCGCTGGCCCGCGAGTACATCGACCGCGTCGGCAAGGTGCTGCACTTCAACACCGACGAAACCCAGCTGGTCGCGGGCAACGCGGCGCCCGCGTTCGGCGGCGGCGAGGTCCAGGAGCCGATCTACCTCTTGATCGTCGGCCGCGCGACCAAGCGCTACGACGGCACCCGGATCCCCGCCGAGACGATCGCGCTGGAGGCCGCCCGCGAGTACCTCCAGGAGAACATCCCGCAGCTCGACGTCGGCACGGACGTCGTCATCGACGTCAAGCTCGGCGAGGGCAGCGGCGACCTGCAGGAAGTGTTCGGCGAGGAGGGTACCACCGTGCCGATGGCCAACGACACGAGCTTCGGCGTCGGCCACGCACCCCTGACCGAGACCGAGCAGATCGTCCTCGAAGCCGAGCGCAGCCTCAACGGCCCCTACGCCGAGGAACACCCCGAGCTCGGCCCCGACGTGAAGCTGATGGGCAAGCGCGAGGGCGACCGGATCGACATCACCGTCGCCGCCGCCATCGTCGACCGGTACGTCGAGGATCTCGACGAGTACGACGAGGCCGTCACGGCCGTCCACGACCACGTCGAGGCGCTGGCGACCGAGCGCACCGACCGCGAGGTGTCGGTCCACGTCAACACCGCCGACGACTACGAGGAGGGCTCGATCTACCTCACCACCACGGGCACGAGCGCCGAACAGGGCGACGACGGCTCCGTGGGTCGGGGCAACCGCGCCAACGGGCTGATCACGCCCAACCGCTCGATGTCGATGGAGGCGACCAGCGGCAAGAACCCCGTCAACCACATCGGGAAAATCTACAATCTGCTGTCGACCGAGATCGCCGAGGAGGTCGTCGCCGACGTCGACGGCATCCGCGACCTGCGGATCCGCCTGCTCAGCCAGATCGGCCGCCCGATCGACGAACCGCACGTCGCCGACGTCCACGTCGTCACCGACGACGGCGTCGAGCTGGGCGACGTCGAAGGGGAGATCACCGAGATCGTCGACCGCGAGCTCGCCGACGTAACTGGCATCACCCAGCGCGTGATCGAGGGCGAGCTGACGACGTTCTAA
- a CDS encoding nucleic acid-binding protein, which produces MTVVAVTDTGPLIHLSEAGALELLSLPDRLFVPQTVIEELEAGGVPAEFDDLEFNVVTADFDSLPEVDLDPGETAALAIARERDCVLLTDDLDAREQATERGVEVHGSIGVVALGNVRGDLDCDEAATIMRTLQRETSLFVTDAVVERGIELLREQ; this is translated from the coding sequence GTGACCGTCGTCGCGGTGACGGACACTGGGCCGCTGATCCATCTCTCCGAAGCCGGCGCGCTCGAACTGCTATCTCTCCCGGATCGTCTCTTCGTCCCCCAAACGGTAATCGAGGAACTGGAAGCCGGCGGCGTACCGGCGGAGTTCGACGACCTGGAGTTCAACGTCGTGACCGCAGACTTCGACTCGCTGCCCGAGGTCGATCTCGATCCCGGCGAAACTGCTGCACTGGCGATCGCACGGGAGCGTGACTGTGTACTGTTGACCGACGATCTCGACGCCCGAGAGCAAGCCACCGAGCGCGGAGTCGAGGTCCACGGCTCCATCGGTGTCGTCGCGCTCGGGAATGTTCGGGGCGATCTCGACTGCGACGAGGCGGCGACGATCATGCGAACCCTACAGCGCGAAACCAGCCTCTTCGTCACGGATGCCGTCGTCGAACGCGGCATCGAATTGCTACGCGAGCAGTAG
- the cyaB gene encoding class IV adenylate cyclase: MYEVEIKVRADHEAVRERLAELDADRQERVRQVDTYFDAPHREFAETDEALRVRRVRAPDDGAGEEDARITYKGPLLDAESKSREEFETGVDEGATATEIFERLGFEAAATVEKDRERYELAGYDVTLDAVDGLGEFVEVETERETDDIAEARDGARDLLGDLGLDADEQIRTSYLGLLLAEKDV; encoded by the coding sequence ATGTACGAGGTCGAGATCAAGGTTCGGGCCGACCACGAGGCGGTCCGCGAGCGACTGGCCGAACTGGACGCCGACCGCCAGGAGCGGGTCCGGCAGGTCGACACCTACTTCGACGCGCCCCACCGCGAGTTCGCCGAGACCGACGAGGCGCTGCGAGTTCGGCGCGTCCGCGCACCCGATGACGGGGCGGGCGAGGAGGACGCCCGGATTACCTACAAGGGACCGCTGCTCGACGCCGAGTCGAAATCGCGCGAGGAGTTCGAGACCGGCGTCGACGAGGGCGCGACGGCGACCGAAATCTTCGAGCGTCTGGGGTTCGAGGCCGCCGCGACGGTCGAGAAGGATCGCGAGCGCTACGAGCTGGCGGGGTACGACGTCACGCTCGACGCCGTCGACGGGCTGGGCGAGTTCGTCGAGGTCGAGACCGAACGGGAGACCGACGATATCGCCGAGGCACGCGACGGAGCCCGCGACCTGCTCGGCGACCTCGGGCTGGACGCCGACGAGCAGATCCGGACGTCGTATCTCGGACTGTTGCTGGCCGAGAAGGACGTGTGA
- a CDS encoding peptidylprolyl isomerase yields the protein MSDNQEAEAADEQEAETEEQQEGLQDGDFVRLDYTARTVDDDQLVDTTDPEIAEEEGVDDQQQTFEPRVIVIGEGHIFGAVEDDLTGKEAGDSGSVTVPGEEAFGERDPDEVRTISAEKIPEDDRYPGAHVDVDGEHGHVEAIIGGRARVDFNHPLAGQDIEYEYEILDEVEDEVEQAKGLIGMYVDEDLEMWIETDEEEEEVVVEPDDDDEDAEPETETETVEKETLYIEATPQLSMNQQWMFSKQQIAQDVTEKLGLDRIIVQETLGEGAGMMGGMGGMMGGGMGGGDIEDALEDADVDADEIVDELEDVEE from the coding sequence ATGAGCGACAATCAGGAGGCCGAGGCGGCCGACGAGCAGGAAGCCGAGACAGAAGAACAGCAGGAGGGGCTTCAGGACGGAGACTTCGTCCGACTGGACTACACCGCTCGCACCGTCGACGACGACCAGCTCGTCGACACGACCGACCCCGAGATCGCCGAGGAGGAGGGCGTCGACGACCAGCAGCAGACGTTCGAGCCGCGCGTGATCGTCATCGGCGAGGGCCACATCTTCGGCGCCGTCGAGGACGACCTCACCGGCAAGGAAGCCGGCGACTCCGGCTCGGTCACCGTGCCCGGCGAGGAGGCGTTCGGCGAGCGCGACCCCGACGAGGTCCGCACCATCAGCGCCGAGAAGATCCCCGAGGACGACCGCTACCCCGGCGCTCACGTCGACGTCGACGGCGAGCACGGCCACGTCGAGGCGATCATCGGCGGCCGCGCGCGCGTCGACTTCAACCACCCGCTGGCCGGTCAGGACATCGAGTACGAGTACGAGATCCTCGACGAGGTCGAGGACGAGGTCGAGCAGGCCAAGGGCCTGATCGGCATGTACGTCGACGAGGACCTCGAGATGTGGATCGAGACCGACGAGGAAGAGGAGGAGGTCGTCGTCGAGCCCGACGATGACGACGAGGACGCCGAGCCCGAGACCGAAACCGAGACCGTCGAGAAGGAGACGCTGTACATCGAGGCGACGCCCCAGCTCTCGATGAACCAGCAGTGGATGTTCTCCAAGCAGCAGATCGCGCAGGACGTCACCGAGAAGCTCGGCCTCGACCGCATCATCGTTCAGGAGACGCTGGGCGAGGGCGCCGGCATGATGGGCGGCATGGGCGGCATGATGGGCGGCGGCATGGGCGGCGGCGACATCGAGGACGCCCTCGAGGACGCCGACGTCGACGCCGACGAGATCGTCGACGAGCTCGAAGACGTCGAAGAGTAA
- a CDS encoding RAD55 family ATPase, which produces MEGRLDTGIDVLDRKLDGGIPPGSIIAFTASPASQSELLLYQLTAARGSLYLTTQRSDQAVRDAIESTAAPTGSPTVRDISGSEPLDQANRLIRALPEGANLIIDPVDVLEQREQSRYRNFINDLQNHMVNTGSLAILHCLDGTAPPDNRDTTQHMADIIFDLTTTVRGTDLENRLSVPKFRGGQALTETIKLEMQDQVDIDTSRDIA; this is translated from the coding sequence ATGGAAGGTCGGCTGGACACGGGGATCGACGTCCTCGACCGGAAGCTGGACGGGGGGATCCCGCCGGGGAGCATCATCGCCTTCACGGCGTCGCCCGCGAGCCAGTCCGAACTTCTGCTGTACCAGTTGACCGCGGCCCGCGGGTCGCTGTACCTGACGACCCAGCGCTCGGATCAGGCGGTACGGGACGCCATCGAGTCGACGGCGGCTCCGACGGGGAGCCCCACAGTCAGGGACATCAGCGGGAGCGAGCCGCTCGACCAGGCCAACCGCCTCATCCGCGCGCTCCCGGAGGGCGCGAACCTGATCATCGACCCGGTCGACGTGCTCGAACAGCGCGAGCAGAGCCGCTACCGGAACTTCATCAACGATCTGCAGAACCACATGGTCAACACCGGCTCGCTCGCGATCCTGCACTGTCTGGACGGCACCGCACCCCCGGACAACAGGGACACCACCCAGCACATGGCCGACATCATCTTCGACCTGACGACGACCGTCCGCGGCACCGACCTCGAGAACCGGCTGTCGGTGCCGAAGTTCCGCGGCGGGCAGGCCCTCACCGAGACGATCAAGCTGGAGATGCAGGACCAGGTCGACATCGACACGAGCCGCGACATCGCCTGA
- a CDS encoding ATP-dependent helicase, whose amino-acid sequence MGWRERLESADIDADPGAVADGDVLDLLEPSVQEWWIDQFGEYVAENGGFFTPPQERAVPLIHEGENALICAPTGSGKTLASFTSIIDELFRREREDGLDNSVYCLYVSPLKSLANDIHRNLTEPLEGIREIAKRRRTGVGDDAESGTDDDVTADAAAVDRIRHAIRHGDTSDSDRQRMLEETPHILNTTPETLAILLNSPKFREKLRTVEYVVVDEIHSLAAGKRGTHLSVSLERLEALAEGSPTRIGCSATIEPLEDVAEFLVGREEPNGSPREYEIVDARFAREFDVELQCPTDDLIHTPRDVIQERFYERLHEQIRDHTNTLVFANTRSGAERILHNLRERFDDYDEDNSGCHHGSLSKEVREDVEERLKDGSLDVVTSSTSLELGIDMPHVDLVVQVGSPKSVAALLQRVGRAGHRVGETVTGRVIALDRDELVECAVMLKKADEGFVDGVSIPENAQDVAAQQVYGMAIAEIRPESEVVGILRRAYPYRNYDDADWEQLARYLTADYEGMEDRNVYAKIWRDTNDPPGGEHHYEEFPVGEPLIGKRGRLARVIYMTNIGTIPDSFSCDVFTRAGDEWVGQLDEEYLDTLEAGDVFVLGGDHFEYRYRRGSKVYVDRTSAAPTVPSWYSERLPLAYDLGREILDFQGELLDRYDAGGAASVRRWLRNFPLDDDSVRALARMFDQQIRYAGVESVSTTDRLAIEVERDRDEYERNYYVHSNYGRRFNEGLSRLLAYRCAQAANANVSVAVADNGFTLSMPLNRKIDIKGIIEDLDADDARELLRKSLDGTDLLQRYFRINATRSLMILKRYKGTEKSASQQQVSSEMLLGFAQELEEFAVIEETYREILEDKLNLAGIETVLDAIGAGEIEVVRRPVDSPSPRAFGLATLMASDVVLAEDESAVLRNFHERVVDEIGDGHRESDDRASSDADRDLGAVETDE is encoded by the coding sequence CTTTACGTCTATTATCGACGAGCTGTTCCGCCGCGAGCGCGAGGACGGGCTCGACAACTCCGTCTACTGCCTGTACGTCTCGCCGCTGAAGTCGCTAGCCAACGACATCCACCGAAATCTGACCGAGCCCTTGGAAGGGATCCGCGAAATTGCAAAGCGGCGTCGCACCGGTGTCGGTGACGACGCGGAAAGCGGCACCGACGACGACGTCACCGCCGACGCCGCCGCGGTCGACCGCATCCGCCACGCGATCCGTCACGGAGACACCTCCGACAGCGACCGTCAGAGGATGCTCGAGGAGACGCCGCACATCCTCAACACGACGCCGGAGACGCTCGCTATCCTGCTCAACTCGCCGAAGTTCCGCGAGAAGCTTCGCACGGTCGAGTACGTCGTCGTCGACGAGATCCACTCGCTGGCGGCGGGCAAGCGCGGCACGCACCTCTCGGTGAGCCTCGAACGCCTGGAGGCGCTCGCGGAGGGTTCGCCGACGCGGATCGGCTGCTCGGCGACGATCGAGCCCCTGGAGGACGTCGCGGAGTTTCTGGTCGGCCGCGAGGAACCGAACGGCTCGCCTCGGGAGTACGAGATCGTCGACGCGCGGTTCGCCCGCGAGTTCGACGTCGAACTCCAGTGCCCGACCGACGACCTGATCCACACGCCCCGCGACGTGATTCAGGAGCGGTTCTACGAGCGCCTCCACGAGCAGATCCGGGACCACACGAACACGCTCGTGTTCGCGAACACCCGCTCGGGCGCCGAGCGCATCCTCCACAACCTGCGCGAGCGCTTCGACGACTACGACGAGGACAACTCGGGCTGTCACCACGGCAGCCTCTCGAAGGAGGTCCGCGAGGACGTCGAGGAGCGGCTCAAGGACGGCTCGCTCGACGTGGTGACGTCCTCAACGAGCCTGGAGTTGGGCATCGACATGCCCCACGTCGACCTGGTGGTGCAGGTCGGCAGCCCGAAGTCCGTCGCCGCCCTGCTCCAGCGGGTCGGCCGCGCGGGCCACCGCGTCGGCGAGACGGTGACCGGCCGGGTGATCGCGCTCGATCGCGACGAACTGGTCGAGTGCGCCGTGATGCTCAAGAAGGCCGACGAGGGGTTCGTCGACGGCGTCTCGATCCCCGAGAACGCCCAGGACGTCGCCGCCCAGCAGGTGTACGGCATGGCGATCGCCGAGATCCGACCGGAGAGCGAAGTCGTGGGGATTCTCCGGCGGGCCTACCCCTACCGGAACTACGACGACGCCGACTGGGAGCAGCTCGCCCGGTATCTCACCGCCGACTACGAGGGGATGGAGGACCGGAACGTGTACGCGAAGATCTGGCGGGACACGAACGACCCGCCCGGCGGCGAGCACCACTACGAGGAGTTCCCGGTCGGCGAGCCGCTGATCGGCAAGCGCGGCCGCCTCGCGCGCGTCATCTACATGACCAACATCGGGACGATCCCCGATTCCTTCAGCTGCGACGTGTTCACCCGCGCGGGCGACGAGTGGGTCGGCCAACTGGACGAGGAGTACCTCGACACGCTCGAAGCGGGCGACGTGTTCGTACTGGGCGGCGACCACTTCGAGTACCGCTATCGGCGCGGCTCGAAGGTGTACGTCGACCGGACGTCGGCGGCGCCGACGGTCCCCTCGTGGTACTCCGAGCGGCTTCCGCTGGCGTACGATCTGGGCCGGGAGATTCTCGACTTTCAGGGCGAACTGCTCGATCGCTACGACGCGGGCGGCGCGGCGTCGGTCCGGCGCTGGCTCCGGAACTTCCCGCTGGACGACGACAGCGTCCGCGCGCTCGCCCGGATGTTCGACCAGCAGATCAGATATGCGGGCGTCGAGAGCGTCAGCACGACCGATCGGCTCGCCATCGAGGTCGAGCGCGACCGCGACGAGTACGAGCGCAACTACTACGTCCATTCGAACTACGGCCGCCGGTTCAACGAGGGGCTCTCGCGCCTGCTGGCCTACCGGTGCGCGCAGGCGGCCAACGCCAACGTCTCGGTCGCGGTCGCGGACAACGGCTTCACGCTCTCGATGCCGCTGAACAGGAAGATCGACATCAAAGGGATCATCGAGGACCTGGACGCCGACGACGCGCGCGAACTGCTGCGAAAGAGCCTCGACGGCACGGATCTGCTCCAGCGGTACTTCCGCATCAACGCCACCCGCTCGCTGATGATCCTCAAGCGCTACAAGGGGACCGAGAAGTCCGCCAGCCAACAGCAGGTGTCCAGCGAGATGCTGCTGGGGTTCGCACAGGAGCTAGAGGAGTTCGCGGTGATCGAGGAGACGTACCGCGAGATTCTCGAAGACAAGCTGAACCTCGCGGGGATCGAAACCGTGCTGGACGCGATCGGCGCCGGCGAGATCGAGGTCGTCCGACGGCCGGTCGACTCGCCGTCGCCCCGCGCGTTCGGCCTCGCGACGCTGATGGCCAGCGACGTCGTGCTCGCGGAAGACGAGAGCGCCGTCCTCCGGAACTTCCACGAGCGCGTCGTCGACGAGATCGGCGACGGTCACCGCGAATCGGACGACAGGGCGTCGAGCGACGCGGACCGCGACCTCGGCGCCGTCGAGACCGACGAGTAA